DNA sequence from the Bradyrhizobium sp. CIAT3101 genome:
GCGCCGAATGATTTTCTGACGTCAACGCATTGAACGATGGGCTGATCCGGAGTCCAGCTCGTGGCCATGCTCTTCTCCTCAGCGCACGCGGAACCGACGCTCGAGACGAGCCGTCCAGAGGTTGATCGGATAACAATAGAGAAAGAAGCACAGCAGCGCGAAACCGTAGAGCGGCGCGAACAGTTCCGGCCTGCCGCCCTCGGCTGCGTGCACCTGCGCCGTCAGCGTCAACATTTCCGAGACACCCACGATCGATGCGAGGACCGTCGACATCGCGACGAGCGCATAGACATTCATCCAGGGCGGTAGCATTCGCTTGATGCATTGCGGCAGCATGATCAGCCACATCGTCTGGCGCCGTGTGAACGAAAGCGATTCCGCGGCCTCCCATTGCGTCGACGGAATGGAGCGGACGGCGCCGCGCACGACTTCGGCGACATTCGCCATGACGGGCAGGGCGAAGCCGACCGTCGCCTTGATCCAGTCCGGCAAGGGGATGGTCGTCTTGAACAGGGTGATCTGGAACGGCACCAGAAACATCACGAAGAATAGCAGCACCAGCCAGGGCGCGTTGCGGAAGAACTGGGTGAGGAGCCAGCTCACGGCGGCGAGGGGACGGAACTCCGACAACAGCCCCAGACCCAGGCCAAGCCCGGCGATGGTCCCCAGCAACATGGCCAGCAGCGAGATCAGGATGTTGAACGCAAATCCCCGCAAGAGCAGGGGGGACCATTTCAGGATGACCTGGAGCGGCGACAGCATGGTCGGTCCGCTCTGCGCCCACGCGGTGGATGCGGCCATGATGGCGCAGAAACAGAGGATCGCTGCCGACAGCGGGCTGATCCGAAACGAAAATCGCGTCGGCGTGAGGCGATACGGCAGAAGGATAGCAAGCCGGTGCCCGGGCTCGTCGCTCGTCATCGTGCATATCCGGGAATGCGCATCGCCCGCTCCCAGCGATGCATCAACCAGACGAGAATGCCGACAAGAATGCCGTAGGTCGCCAGCAGGACGACCATCATCTCGAAGACGTTCTGCGATTCCGACCAGATCTGCTTGACCGCGTACAGCGTTTCGGGAACCGCGATCGCGTAGGCCAGCGTGGTCGTCTTGAGCAAATTGACGAGGTTGTTGTTCAGCGCGGGGAGGCAGACGCGAACCGCCAGCGGAAGGACGATGTGAATGTAGGCCTTGAAGCGCGTGTAACCGAGCGCCTCCGCGGCTTCCAATGTCGTCCGCGGCACGGCCTCAATACCGGAACGAAAGATTTCGATATTGAAGGCGGCCGCAAACAGCGACAGCGAAATGATCGCCCACTGGACGTTGCTCAGCAGCGGGACGCGCATGCCCGCGGTTTCGACGGCCGGAAGCATGGTGCCGAGGCCGAAATAGAAGAAGAAAATCTGGACCAGCGGCGGCGTGTTGCGGAACACCACGACGAAAGCATTGACGCCCAGCCGCACCAATCTGGACGGACTGCCCTGCGCCAAGGCGCCGAGACCACCGATGATGAGGCTCAGCAGGATGGTCGTGACGCTGAGAAGCAGCGTCATCTTGAGCCCGGCGAAATAGCGGTCCCAATCGTAGGCGTCGTAGAAGACTGAGAAATTCAGCCCCGTTGTCTCATAGAGGTGCTGAAACCAGTTGCCGATTGCTTGCATGTTGCGCGACACCGAGCTGTTGAGGCGATGCCTCGTATCAGTGCATGGGCTCGACGTGGAGCAGAGCGCCAGACGAATCCGGCGCTGCGCTTCACCGGTCTATTTGTCCTTGAACTGCTCGTGCATGGAGAGCGAATACTCGGTCGGCGTAATGCCCCACTTCTTTTCTGCCGCCACGATGAAGCCGGTCTTCATCCAGTCCTTTGTCGTGTCTTCGAGCATTTTCTGAAGACTGGCGTTGTCGAGCGCGACGGCGATCATCCATGGCGATGGCAGAACGCCCTTGAGCGGGAGGTCGTAGTCCGTCTTCCACTCGTCCTCCAGCAGTTTGCCTTGCAGGAAGGTCTGATCGTAGACATAGCCGATGCAGTTGCCCTGCTTCATGGCGAACAGGGGCTTCTCCGAACCGTCGAACGCAACGATTTCGGGGCCGTAGGATTTGGCGATATCCTTGTTGTACCAGGCGCCCGACGTCGCACAGACGGGTTTCCCCTTGAGGTCGGCCCAGTCCTTGATGCCGGCCTTCTTGTTGAGAAGGATATTCACGTAGTCCGAGTAATACAGCGGCTCGATGGCTTGAACGACGCGGCGGCGTTCCGGCCTGTCCGACATGGTTGCGATCAGAAGATCGATCTTTCCCTGCTGAAGAAACTCGATTCTGTTCGACGCCGCGACAGGAACGAGCTCGAGTTTGACGCCGAGGCGCTTGGCAATGTCGGCGGCAAGATCCGGCTCGATGCCGACGACATTCCCTGCGGGATCGCGGTATCCGAACGGCTTGTAGTCTGCCTTGACGCCGACGTTCAACGTGCCGCGCTGCTTGATGGCATCGACGCCGTCAGCGGCCTGCGCGCTGCCAAGCATCAGCAGCGCTGCTGCGCCTGTCACCATGGAACGGATCAAATTTCTCATCGTATGACGCCTCCAGGATTGAAATCACGACGCGCGTTGCACGTAGCTCTTCGAGAGACAAGGCTCGTGCCAAACCTCACGAAAATCGGGATATAGAGAATGGGGTAAGGTCGATCGCGCTTCGACCGTCGGTCACCATCGCGGCTGCGACGTTGCCGATTCCAGCCGAGTGCTTGAAGCCGTGGCCCGAGCACGCGGAGACGACGAAGACCCTGTCCTGGTCGGGATGCCGGTCGATGATGAAGCCCCGATCGGGCGTCACCGTGTAGAGACAGGCTGCGGCCTGCGCAACGCGTGGCGTGGCGCCCGCGAGCCGGCCCTCGACATGCTTCCGGTACATCTCTGCCGACTCCCTGGGATCGACGGTGCGGTCCATCGTGTCGGCTGTCGTGCTGGTCTCGTATTGCTCGGTCGCGACCTTGAGTCGACGATCGCCGAGCATCGGCGGAAAGCCGTAGAGGTAATCGACGTCGGTCGCGCCATGCATCCAGATGAACACAGGGGCGTTGGCGCGATATGCGTTGGTGTCGTCGAGCTCGTACCAATGCAGCACCTGCCGTTTCACCGAGAGCACGCGGTCAAACGGCGCGCCGAGCAGGTGAGCGTTCCAGGCGCCGGCGGACACCACGACTTGGGCCGCCTCGAATGTGCCGGAGGATGTCTCCACCCGAACGACGGAACCGATCTGCGCGAGCGAGAGAACTTCGACCCCGGTGCGGATCACTGCTCCAAGCTGCTCGGCGCGCGTCAGTTGTGCCTTGATGCAGCGTTCCGGAAAAACGTAGCCCCCGCCGGGCTCGTAATAGGCCTTCTCGTTGCCCTCGAGGTTCAGGAATTGCGGGAAGCGATGCGCCACTTCGCGCCCGTCGATCACCTCATGCGCGATGCCGAAGTCCCGCGCGGCTGCGATCGAGCGTGCGACGAAATCGGGTTTGCCGTGGTGCGACGTCTCGCCGACACCGGGCGCCATGACGATGAGGCCGCACGGGTTCAAAAGCTCGGAGGACGTCTCGGCTTCGAGCTCACGCCAGATCCGGTGGGTATCGAGCACCAGGGGCACGTAATCGCGGCCTTCGCCGACCGCCTGCCGGGTGATGCGGGTTTCGCCGTGGCTGGATCCCATCGTGTGGGGAGGGGCGAAGCGATCGAGACCGATCGCCTTTACCCCTCGCTTGGCCAGTTGATAGAGCGCCGCGCTGCCCATGGCACCGAGGCCGATAACCAGAATATCCGCTTTCTCGTTCATCGATCGGGGACTGCTTAATTGTTAGGACGATCCGAACTCTGCTTTCGAAGGCGGCTCTCCTACAAGGATAATTCATGTAATGAAGTCAATTTGCATGTTAATATGACTTCTGCTTAAGCTATGGATATGACGCCACCCATTCCAGACTTGCGAAGCTTGCAGATTGTCGCTGCCGTCGCGGAGTCCGGCAGCATGCTTCAGGCGTCCCGTCAGTTCGGGATGACGCAATCAGCGGTCTCTCAGGCAGTGCGGCGGGCCGAGGCCTCGATCGGCGTCGCGTTCTTCAACCGCAGCCGGAGGCCGCTGACACTGACGCGGGCGGGCCGCATCCTTGCTGGCCGTGTTCGCGATCTGAATCGTGACTTTGACGACTTGGTCCGTGCACTCCGGGACGCAGCGAAACTGCCTGAACGTGTCGATCTGAGGCTCGGCGTCATCGACTCCTATGCAGCCACGGTCGGCGCACACCTCGTCAAGGAGCTCATGACGGGCGAGGTCGCACTGAGTCTGTCCGTTTGGTCGGGCCTTGCTCACGCGCATGCCGAGGCGCTGGTCCACCGAACGATCGACGCGGCGATCACATGCGATGCGATGGATGACCTGTATGATATCGAGCGCTTCCCATTCTATCGCGAGCCAAATCTGCTCGTGGTGCCGCGCGGATCGGAAGCCGAATTTGCCGATCTTGATTTGCGGGAGATCCTGACCCGGCATCGCCTGGTCCGGTACAGCGAACGCTCCTGGGC
Encoded proteins:
- the solA gene encoding N-methyl-L-tryptophan oxidase yields the protein MNEKADILVIGLGAMGSAALYQLAKRGVKAIGLDRFAPPHTMGSSHGETRITRQAVGEGRDYVPLVLDTHRIWRELEAETSSELLNPCGLIVMAPGVGETSHHGKPDFVARSIAAARDFGIAHEVIDGREVAHRFPQFLNLEGNEKAYYEPGGGYVFPERCIKAQLTRAEQLGAVIRTGVEVLSLAQIGSVVRVETSSGTFEAAQVVVSAGAWNAHLLGAPFDRVLSVKRQVLHWYELDDTNAYRANAPVFIWMHGATDVDYLYGFPPMLGDRRLKVATEQYETSTTADTMDRTVDPRESAEMYRKHVEGRLAGATPRVAQAAACLYTVTPDRGFIIDRHPDQDRVFVVSACSGHGFKHSAGIGNVAAAMVTDGRSAIDLTPFSISRFS
- a CDS encoding amino acid ABC transporter permease, with amino-acid sequence MQAIGNWFQHLYETTGLNFSVFYDAYDWDRYFAGLKMTLLLSVTTILLSLIIGGLGALAQGSPSRLVRLGVNAFVVVFRNTPPLVQIFFFYFGLGTMLPAVETAGMRVPLLSNVQWAIISLSLFAAAFNIEIFRSGIEAVPRTTLEAAEALGYTRFKAYIHIVLPLAVRVCLPALNNNLVNLLKTTTLAYAIAVPETLYAVKQIWSESQNVFEMMVVLLATYGILVGILVWLMHRWERAMRIPGYAR
- a CDS encoding LysR family transcriptional regulator yields the protein MLQASRQFGMTQSAVSQAVRRAEASIGVAFFNRSRRPLTLTRAGRILAGRVRDLNRDFDDLVRALRDAAKLPERVDLRLGVIDSYAATVGAHLVKELMTGEVALSLSVWSGLAHAHAEALVHRTIDAAITCDAMDDLYDIERFPFYREPNLLVVPRGSEAEFADLDLREILTRHRLVRYSERSWAGAQVERHLSRLGIRPPRAFEFDTSDSLVAMVATGMGVAITTPLCLLQGLAHAGQVSALPLPGPGFFRELLLVTRRGDLSSLAPRIAEMARTSITTQAMPRIRTLVPWFTQDY
- a CDS encoding amino acid ABC transporter permease, with the translated sequence MTSDEPGHRLAILLPYRLTPTRFSFRISPLSAAILCFCAIMAASTAWAQSGPTMLSPLQVILKWSPLLLRGFAFNILISLLAMLLGTIAGLGLGLGLLSEFRPLAAVSWLLTQFFRNAPWLVLLFFVMFLVPFQITLFKTTIPLPDWIKATVGFALPVMANVAEVVRGAVRSIPSTQWEAAESLSFTRRQTMWLIMLPQCIKRMLPPWMNVYALVAMSTVLASIVGVSEMLTLTAQVHAAEGGRPELFAPLYGFALLCFFLYCYPINLWTARLERRFRVR
- a CDS encoding transporter substrate-binding domain-containing protein produces the protein MRNLIRSMVTGAAALLMLGSAQAADGVDAIKQRGTLNVGVKADYKPFGYRDPAGNVVGIEPDLAADIAKRLGVKLELVPVAASNRIEFLQQGKIDLLIATMSDRPERRRVVQAIEPLYYSDYVNILLNKKAGIKDWADLKGKPVCATSGAWYNKDIAKSYGPEIVAFDGSEKPLFAMKQGNCIGYVYDQTFLQGKLLEDEWKTDYDLPLKGVLPSPWMIAVALDNASLQKMLEDTTKDWMKTGFIVAAEKKWGITPTEYSLSMHEQFKDK